The following proteins come from a genomic window of Montipora foliosa isolate CH-2021 chromosome 2, ASM3666993v2, whole genome shotgun sequence:
- the LOC137993352 gene encoding carbohydrate sulfotransferase 11-like isoform X3: MHACQVNFTVLMLLWLACFFVLISLSGINKKYTTASKAIPTKKTDVQALEEKQRERQDHLKKYCKSHNLIHFNGTIDRKKLAYLMVNEKYKVLYCYIPKVACTQWNKVFLALKERPNVHLDIHNPGNYKWLNKGYSDEEIKWRLQTYFKFVFVREPFERLLSAYQDKFVETPDIHYMERYATKIIDNFKHYTDRSSDKELTFKKFIYYITSIGFNNDRHWATYERLCLPCHIQYHFIGHFNDMQEEARYVLRRTGMDKEVTFSPFLSHNTSSKMLANFATIPKAKILQLAKLFEKDYQMFNYPFPGVLSDLLGDITS, translated from the exons ATGCACGCCTGCCAGGTAAACTTCACCGTTCTGATGCTCCTGTGGTTGGCTTGTTTCTTCGTGCTAATTTCGTTGTCAG GAATCAATAAAAAGTACACCACAGCATCAAAAGCTATCCCCACAAAG AAGACCGACGTCCAAGCTTTGGAAGAGAAACAAAGGGAGAGACAAGATCATCTTAAGAAATATTGCAAATCGCACAATCTTATCCATTTTAACGGAACTATTGACCGCAAAAAGTTGGCATATTTAATGGTAAACGAGAAGTATAAAGTACTGTATTGCTATATCCCTAAGGTGGCGTGTACTCAGTGGAATAAAGTATTTTTGGCTCTCAAAGAACGCCCGAATGTCCACCTTGACATTCACAATCCAGGAAACTACAAGTGGCTTAATAAAGGTTATTCTGACGAGGAAATTAAATGGAGGCTCCAAACTTACTTCAAATTTGTATTCGTTCGTGAGCCTTTCGAAAGGTTGCTGTCAGCCTACCAAGACAAGTTTGTTGAGACGCCAGATATACATTACATGGAAAGATATGCAACCAAGATTATAGACAACTTCAAGCACTACACAGATCGCAGTTCAGACAAAGAGTTAACATTTAAGAAATTCATATACTACATAACGAGCATTGGGTTCAACAACGATCGTCACTGGGCAACGTACGAAAGGCTCTGTCTTCCTTGCCATATACAGTACCACTTCATTGGTCATTTCAACGACATGCAAGAAGAAGCTCGGTACGTTCTCCGACGGACAGGAATGGACAAAGAAGTGACTTTTTCGCCTTTTCTTAGCCATAATACGTCGAGTAAAATGCTGGCGAATTTCGCTACGATTCCCAAAGCTAAGATTCTTCAGCTTGCTAAGCTCTTTGAGAAGGATTATCAAATGTTCAATTACCCCTTTCCAGGAGTTCTGTCAGACCTTCTGGGAGATATTACGAGTTAA
- the LOC137993352 gene encoding carbohydrate sulfotransferase 11-like isoform X1: MHACQVNFTVLMLLWLACFFVLISLSGINKKYTTASKAIPTKSFLTEGTMPFPYSLQKKTDVQALEEKQRERQDHLKKYCKSHNLIHFNGTIDRKKLAYLMVNEKYKVLYCYIPKVACTQWNKVFLALKERPNVHLDIHNPGNYKWLNKGYSDEEIKWRLQTYFKFVFVREPFERLLSAYQDKFVETPDIHYMERYATKIIDNFKHYTDRSSDKELTFKKFIYYITSIGFNNDRHWATYERLCLPCHIQYHFIGHFNDMQEEARYVLRRTGMDKEVTFSPFLSHNTSSKMLANFATIPKAKILQLAKLFEKDYQMFNYPFPGVLSDLLGDITS, translated from the exons ATGCACGCCTGCCAGGTAAACTTCACCGTTCTGATGCTCCTGTGGTTGGCTTGTTTCTTCGTGCTAATTTCGTTGTCAG GAATCAATAAAAAGTACACCACAGCATCAAAAGCTATCCCCACAAAG AGTTTCCTGACAGAAGGCACTATGCCATTTCCATATTCACTTCAAAAG AAGACCGACGTCCAAGCTTTGGAAGAGAAACAAAGGGAGAGACAAGATCATCTTAAGAAATATTGCAAATCGCACAATCTTATCCATTTTAACGGAACTATTGACCGCAAAAAGTTGGCATATTTAATGGTAAACGAGAAGTATAAAGTACTGTATTGCTATATCCCTAAGGTGGCGTGTACTCAGTGGAATAAAGTATTTTTGGCTCTCAAAGAACGCCCGAATGTCCACCTTGACATTCACAATCCAGGAAACTACAAGTGGCTTAATAAAGGTTATTCTGACGAGGAAATTAAATGGAGGCTCCAAACTTACTTCAAATTTGTATTCGTTCGTGAGCCTTTCGAAAGGTTGCTGTCAGCCTACCAAGACAAGTTTGTTGAGACGCCAGATATACATTACATGGAAAGATATGCAACCAAGATTATAGACAACTTCAAGCACTACACAGATCGCAGTTCAGACAAAGAGTTAACATTTAAGAAATTCATATACTACATAACGAGCATTGGGTTCAACAACGATCGTCACTGGGCAACGTACGAAAGGCTCTGTCTTCCTTGCCATATACAGTACCACTTCATTGGTCATTTCAACGACATGCAAGAAGAAGCTCGGTACGTTCTCCGACGGACAGGAATGGACAAAGAAGTGACTTTTTCGCCTTTTCTTAGCCATAATACGTCGAGTAAAATGCTGGCGAATTTCGCTACGATTCCCAAAGCTAAGATTCTTCAGCTTGCTAAGCTCTTTGAGAAGGATTATCAAATGTTCAATTACCCCTTTCCAGGAGTTCTGTCAGACCTTCTGGGAGATATTACGAGTTAA
- the LOC137993352 gene encoding carbohydrate sulfotransferase 11-like isoform X4, with translation MPFPYSLQKKTDVQALEEKQRERQDHLKKYCKSHNLIHFNGTIDRKKLAYLMVNEKYKVLYCYIPKVACTQWNKVFLALKERPNVHLDIHNPGNYKWLNKGYSDEEIKWRLQTYFKFVFVREPFERLLSAYQDKFVETPDIHYMERYATKIIDNFKHYTDRSSDKELTFKKFIYYITSIGFNNDRHWATYERLCLPCHIQYHFIGHFNDMQEEARYVLRRTGMDKEVTFSPFLSHNTSSKMLANFATIPKAKILQLAKLFEKDYQMFNYPFPGVLSDLLGDITS, from the exons ATGCCATTTCCATATTCACTTCAAAAG AAGACCGACGTCCAAGCTTTGGAAGAGAAACAAAGGGAGAGACAAGATCATCTTAAGAAATATTGCAAATCGCACAATCTTATCCATTTTAACGGAACTATTGACCGCAAAAAGTTGGCATATTTAATGGTAAACGAGAAGTATAAAGTACTGTATTGCTATATCCCTAAGGTGGCGTGTACTCAGTGGAATAAAGTATTTTTGGCTCTCAAAGAACGCCCGAATGTCCACCTTGACATTCACAATCCAGGAAACTACAAGTGGCTTAATAAAGGTTATTCTGACGAGGAAATTAAATGGAGGCTCCAAACTTACTTCAAATTTGTATTCGTTCGTGAGCCTTTCGAAAGGTTGCTGTCAGCCTACCAAGACAAGTTTGTTGAGACGCCAGATATACATTACATGGAAAGATATGCAACCAAGATTATAGACAACTTCAAGCACTACACAGATCGCAGTTCAGACAAAGAGTTAACATTTAAGAAATTCATATACTACATAACGAGCATTGGGTTCAACAACGATCGTCACTGGGCAACGTACGAAAGGCTCTGTCTTCCTTGCCATATACAGTACCACTTCATTGGTCATTTCAACGACATGCAAGAAGAAGCTCGGTACGTTCTCCGACGGACAGGAATGGACAAAGAAGTGACTTTTTCGCCTTTTCTTAGCCATAATACGTCGAGTAAAATGCTGGCGAATTTCGCTACGATTCCCAAAGCTAAGATTCTTCAGCTTGCTAAGCTCTTTGAGAAGGATTATCAAATGTTCAATTACCCCTTTCCAGGAGTTCTGTCAGACCTTCTGGGAGATATTACGAGTTAA
- the LOC137993350 gene encoding carbohydrate sulfotransferase 11-like isoform X1, which produces MLVRLVKFAVVMLLWLACFFVLISLSGINKKYTTISKAIHTKSFLTESTVLFPYSLQKKTDVQALEEKQRERQDHLKKYCKSHNLIHFNGTIDREKLGYLKVNEKYKVLYCHIPKVACTQWNKVFLALKERPNVDLGIHNRRNYKWLNKGYSDEEIKWRLQTYFKFVFVREPFERLLSAYQDKFVETPDIYFMKKYATKIIENFKHYTDRNSDNELTFKKFIYYITSIGFNNDRHWATYESLCLPCHIQYDFIGHFNDMQEEARYLLRRTGMDKEVTFSPFLSHNTSSKMLANFATIPKAKILQLAKLFEKDYQMFNYPFPGVLSDLLGDITS; this is translated from the exons ATGCTCGTGCGCCTGGTAAAGTTCGCCGTTGTGATGCTCCTGTGGTTGGCTTGTTTCTTCGTGCTAATTTCGTTGTCAG GAATCAATAAAAAGTACACCACAATATCAAAAGCTATCCACACAAAG AGTTTCCTGACGGAAAGCACTGTGCTATTTCCATAttcacttcaaaag AAGACCGACGTCCAAGCTTTGGAAGAGAAACAAAGGGAGAGACAAGATCATCTTAAGAAATATTGCAAATCGCACAATCTTATCCATTTTAACGGAACTATTGACCGAGAAAAATTAGGATATTTAAAGGTTAACGAGAAGTATAAAGTACTGTATTGCCATATCCCTAAGGTGGCGTGTACTCAGTGGAATAAAGTATTTTTGGCTCTCAAAGAACGCCCGAATGTCGACCTTGGCATCCACAATCGACGAAACTACAAGTGGCTTAATAAAGGTTATTCTGACGAGGAAATTAAATGGAGACTCCAAACTTACTTCAAATTTGTATTCGTTCGTGAGCCTTTCGAAAGGTTGCTGTCAGCCTACCAAGACAAGTTTGTTGAAACGCCAGATatatatttcatgaaaaaatATGCAACCAAGATTATAGAAAACTTCAAGCACTACACAGATCGCAATTCAGACAACGAGTTAACATTTAAGAAATTCATATACTACATAACTAGCATTGGGTTCAACAACGATCGTCACTGGGCAACGTACGAAAGCCTCTGTCTTCCTTGCCATATACAATACGACTTCATTGGTCATTTCAACGACATGCAAGAAGAAGCTCGGTACCTTCTCCGACGGACAGGAATGGACAAAGAAGTGACTTTTTCGCCTTTTCTTAGCCATAATACGTCGAGTAAAATGCTGGCGAATTTCGCTACGATTCCCAAAGCTAAGATTCTTCAGCTTGCTAAGCTCTTTGAGAAGGATTATCAAATGTTCAATTATCCCTTTCCAGGAGTTCTGTCAGACCTTCTAGGAGATATTACGAGTTAA
- the LOC137993350 gene encoding carbohydrate sulfotransferase 11-like isoform X2 — protein sequence MLVRLVKFAVVMLLWLACFFVLISLSGINKKYTTISKAIHTKKTDVQALEEKQRERQDHLKKYCKSHNLIHFNGTIDREKLGYLKVNEKYKVLYCHIPKVACTQWNKVFLALKERPNVDLGIHNRRNYKWLNKGYSDEEIKWRLQTYFKFVFVREPFERLLSAYQDKFVETPDIYFMKKYATKIIENFKHYTDRNSDNELTFKKFIYYITSIGFNNDRHWATYESLCLPCHIQYDFIGHFNDMQEEARYLLRRTGMDKEVTFSPFLSHNTSSKMLANFATIPKAKILQLAKLFEKDYQMFNYPFPGVLSDLLGDITS from the exons ATGCTCGTGCGCCTGGTAAAGTTCGCCGTTGTGATGCTCCTGTGGTTGGCTTGTTTCTTCGTGCTAATTTCGTTGTCAG GAATCAATAAAAAGTACACCACAATATCAAAAGCTATCCACACAAAG AAGACCGACGTCCAAGCTTTGGAAGAGAAACAAAGGGAGAGACAAGATCATCTTAAGAAATATTGCAAATCGCACAATCTTATCCATTTTAACGGAACTATTGACCGAGAAAAATTAGGATATTTAAAGGTTAACGAGAAGTATAAAGTACTGTATTGCCATATCCCTAAGGTGGCGTGTACTCAGTGGAATAAAGTATTTTTGGCTCTCAAAGAACGCCCGAATGTCGACCTTGGCATCCACAATCGACGAAACTACAAGTGGCTTAATAAAGGTTATTCTGACGAGGAAATTAAATGGAGACTCCAAACTTACTTCAAATTTGTATTCGTTCGTGAGCCTTTCGAAAGGTTGCTGTCAGCCTACCAAGACAAGTTTGTTGAAACGCCAGATatatatttcatgaaaaaatATGCAACCAAGATTATAGAAAACTTCAAGCACTACACAGATCGCAATTCAGACAACGAGTTAACATTTAAGAAATTCATATACTACATAACTAGCATTGGGTTCAACAACGATCGTCACTGGGCAACGTACGAAAGCCTCTGTCTTCCTTGCCATATACAATACGACTTCATTGGTCATTTCAACGACATGCAAGAAGAAGCTCGGTACCTTCTCCGACGGACAGGAATGGACAAAGAAGTGACTTTTTCGCCTTTTCTTAGCCATAATACGTCGAGTAAAATGCTGGCGAATTTCGCTACGATTCCCAAAGCTAAGATTCTTCAGCTTGCTAAGCTCTTTGAGAAGGATTATCAAATGTTCAATTATCCCTTTCCAGGAGTTCTGTCAGACCTTCTAGGAGATATTACGAGTTAA